From the genome of Scytonema hofmannii PCC 7110, one region includes:
- a CDS encoding DUF1825 family protein: MGFFDSEIVQQEAKQLFEDYQALIALGSSYGKFDREGKKLFIEQMEAMMDRYRVFMKRFELSEDFMAQMTVEQLKTQLGQFGITPQQMFDQMHLTLQRMKAELERKGMGNGE; encoded by the coding sequence ATGGGATTCTTTGACTCAGAAATAGTTCAGCAAGAAGCGAAGCAGTTGTTTGAAGATTATCAAGCACTGATCGCGTTGGGTAGCAGCTACGGCAAATTTGACCGTGAAGGCAAGAAACTGTTTATTGAACAGATGGAAGCCATGATGGATCGCTATCGCGTCTTTATGAAGCGCTTTGAGCTATCAGAAGATTTTATGGCACAAATGACTGTAGAGCAACTCAAGACACAATTAGGTCAGTTCGGCATTACGCCTCAACAAATGTTCGACCAAATGCACCTCACGCTACAACGCATGAAAGCCGAACTGGAAAGAAAGGGAATGGGGAATGGGGAATAG